The Geoalkalibacter sp. DNA segment CAGCGGCGCCTGGAACATGGCCGTCGACGAGGCCTTGCTCGAAGCCGTGGCGGCCGGGTTGTCGGCGCCGGTGTTGCGGCTCTATCGCTGGCGTCCCGCGGCGGTGAGCCTTGGCTACGGTCAGCGCGGCCCACGCCAGGTGAATCTGGCCGCCTGCCGCCGCCACGGCATCGATGTCGTCCGGCGCATCACCGGCGGGCGCGCGGTACTCCATGATCGGGAGCTGACCTACGCGGTGGTGGCGCCCGAGCAGGGCGGACCTTTTCCAGGGGGGATTCTCGAGAATTATCGGGTGATCTCCGGGCCGCTGTTGGCCCTGTTTAACCACTTGGGCATCGACGGGCGGCTGGTTCCGGGGAAAACGCGCGCGGGAGCGGGACCGCTCGCGTCGAGTGTCTGCTTCACCGCGCCCTCCAGCTATGAAATCCTCTGCGAAGGGCGAAAGCTGACCGGCGGGGCGCAAA contains these protein-coding regions:
- a CDS encoding lipoate--protein ligase family protein, whose product is MRRWRLIRTPPRSGAWNMAVDEALLEAVAAGLSAPVLRLYRWRPAAVSLGYGQRGPRQVNLAACRRHGIDVVRRITGGRAVLHDRELTYAVVAPEQGGPFPGGILENYRVISGPLLALFNHLGIDGRLVPGKTRAGAGPLASSVCFTAPSSYEILCEGRKLTGGAQKRQGGAFLQHGSLPLDLDLELLWELLHPEGGQDRAAGLTALEHSVGWINRWYHPTLDIATLEALFLEMFAAGLDLQLVADELTPVEMQRADALIAERYGRDSWNLAGR